Part of the Nothobranchius furzeri strain GRZ-AD chromosome 2, NfurGRZ-RIMD1, whole genome shotgun sequence genome, gagagaaagagagagagacaaggatgtgagagagagaaagagaaagagagagaaggatgagagagagagaaacacaagagaaggacgagagagagagagagaaggatgaGAGAGATACATGgatgagagatagagagagagagagagagagagagagagaaacacgaGAGAAggatgatagagagagagagagagagagagaatgatgacagagagagagagagagagagataaatggatgagagatagagagagagagagaaagatgagagagagagaatgattaGAGAGAAACACGAGAGAAGGATGATAGAGAGAGAGACAATgatgacacagagagagagatagaaagATGAAAGAGAGATAatgatgagagagagagaaggatgagaaagagagagagacaaggatgagcgatagagagagagagagagagagagagagagagagagaaagatgagaaaggaagagaatgatgagagagagagaatggtgAGAGAGAAACATGAGAgaaggatgagagagagagagagagagagagagagagagagagagagagagagagagagagagagagagagagagagagagagagagagagagagagagagagagagagagagagagagagagagagagagagagagagctggaaCCATCCATTGGACATAACGGGATCAGGAACAGGTAGCCAACACCTTCCTTCTGCTGTTCTTCATCCAACTAAAACAACACCTGTCAGGAGCGTCGTTCCTGTTGATGAACACCTGATCCAGGATCAGGGTTACGAACAGGTAAACATCCTGCTACAGGTGAAGCTGCTGGTAGGGCGTGTGATTTCATACATGATGTCAGATAGAGCCAATCCATAATAATGTTGCTGACACACCTGGATCAGGTTGAAGGAAGCTGTTATCCCTCGGGTCCTGCTGGCCTCGGGTGCTCCGTGTCAGAACAGATCATCTTCCACCACTAATGGAGCGGGTCGGGTCCACCTGATCCAGAACTTCATGCTTTTATTCCTCAGGtggaataaaacagctgaaagtGACTTTTTCATCCAAACGTTCGGAGTCATCTTTGACCTGCTGATGTCAAACTCTGGCTTGAACTTTTCCAGGAATTCCATTTGAATCCATCAGCGTGTTTTCTGCTGTTGGGCGAGTCGTCGGCTGACAGCTACACATCTCTGACCATCAGCAAGGCAGGAAAACATCAGAAAGGTTTTTGGAAGTTCATGTTCTGGTTTCAGACTTGCAGCAGCTGGAGGAGACCAGCTCCATCGATCCACTCAGGTCCGTCTGGAAGTTCCACAGATGCACGAGTCTGAATCAGGAACTTCCTTCATCCTCAGAGCAAATCAACCATTTAGGAGGATGTTTATGGCCTGAGGCAGAAGGATGATGTTCATAATGATATGATCAGAACTAAAACTCGTATAAATAACCTGACACTCCCGATTCCCACAGATGGAGACCAGGAAGCGTCTAGCGAAGATCGTTCTGGTGTTCGTGGGCCTCTTTGCTCTCTGCTGGTTCCCCAACCACGTTCTCTACATGTACCGGTCCTTCCACTACCACCAGATGGACCTGTCCCTGTCCCACCTGGTCATCACACTGCTGTCCCGCGTCCTcagcttctcctcctcctgcGTCAACCCGTTTGCCCTCTACCTGCTGAGCGAGAGCTTCCGCAGGCACTTCAACAGGTCGGATCAGGCTGGACAAACTCAACTCTGCTCACTTTATTTGTCCAGCGCTTTACAGACACAAAGCATGCCACCGAGAGTCAGATAGGACAGGAAACAGAGTAAAACTAGTTACATAACAATGCAACTAGCTAAGCCAGGTCATAGAGGTGGGTTTTCAGCCTAGCTTTAAAGACCTCCACACACGTAGAAGCCCTTATGCTACGTGGAAGCTCGTTCTAGAGCTTTGGGCCTACCACGGTGAAAGCCCTATCTCCCTACGTCTTCAGGCGTGACTTTGGGACCGAGAGTAGCAAGAGGCTCTCCGACCGGAGTGTCCGAGCTGGGGCGTACGGCTGAAGCAATGACGCCAGGTAAGGTGGCGCCAAACCATTCAAtgttttaaaaaccaataaaaggatCGTTAAACGAATCCTTGCATCAGCGGGCGACCAGTGCAGCGTTGTCAGGACAGGAGTAATATGGCCATGTATGGTCCCTGGCTCCCCCCAAATaaaactgagttacagtaatccatGCGTTCCATGATGAAAGCATGAACTACCGTCACACAGTCATGTCAGGACAGGAATGGTTTCACCTTACACAaccgacattattattattattattattagtagtagtattatcTTCTTCCATGGTTGAAGGGAATGTATGTGAGTCaagactataataataataatacaacatTACATAATCAATAgggaaattatttttatatttttttttattcaagaaAATCAGCAAAATCCACTTTCAAATAAATCTTGAAATAACATCAAatctgctattattattattttcatcatcatTATTCTTATtcgtattattttatttattattatatttattattaatcattattattattattacaataatTATTATTTCTAAGTTTTTAttaatcatcattattattatcattatcaataATATTATTatcaatataataataattattcttattcttattatttattattattgttgttattatttttattatttttattattttattattattattattaattgtaTTATTATCAATATTATCATTATTGTTAATATTATTAGACAGGGATTTTCCATGGCATGCCCACAGCCCTGGAATGAAGCACCATACCACGTACGGTGAGTTTTTCAGGTCAGGCTGAAGACGTTTTGTGAGGTCTGGCCATCACCCGTGGATCATAGTTTGTTTTATTCTTCTTTTGAACCTTGTCCTGTTGACATAATGCCTCTCTGTACGGCGCTTTGTTGTCACCCGTGTGTCTGaaaggcgctttagaaataaaggtTGAGTAGAGAATTATTATTTctcttattattgttattaatgatATTATATAAAACATCGTTTTCTACGGTTGGTCTAAAGTTCTACTCTAGGAGATGATGGATGCATGTTTGGAGTTTTAAAGGTGAAAAGAGTGAAATGATGAACAATGACAACACTAAATATCTAATAAACTATAATAATAATGGTTATTATATGTAATAATTCTGTCTAATTAATAAAAACCTAAAGGCTTGAGGCTGCAGAATAACTCAGGATTCGTGTTCCTCAGTCAGCTCCGATGTGGCCGTGGTCCCCACCCCGAGCGCCAGCCCAGCTACCTGCAGAGCACCTCCCACATCCGCCTCACCTCCATCAAGAAGGCCACGCCCACCGCCGTCATAGTGGCTCTGGCAGCCAATGGGAACCCCAGCAGAGAGGAAGCAGCTCTATGAAGGAAGTCAGCTCCTCCAGGATGGTCCTGGACTCCAGCTTGAGAGTCAGATGATTGACAGAGGCCAGAAGAAGAAGATTCCAACAAGTGGATCCAGACCATGTTCATCTTTACGACCACACCCGAAAGAGGAAGTTACTCCTGGAAGCAAAGGAGAGAAGAAAACATTAAAccaatgatcatcatcatcatcatcaggctAGACGTGTTCTGCTCCGCTGGATCTTCGACTAAAAGAACATTATTATTGTTTTGTGGATGAATCTGTGTTTACTGTTCCTGGATCAGAACTTTAAGTGCTAAAATCAGACTAGCAAAGCATCGGGACAGATTCTGCTTTTCAGCATCCGTAAACTATTGCAGGGAATTCTGATTCCTGAAGACATTCCAGCTTTTTCCAGAAAGGCCCAACCTTCTGAAACATGAGTTCTTTTCAGAAGGGCCTGTTCCGTTACAGGTAGCCGAAAGATTCCAGCCAGAATGTCATCACTAACATGGAATAGCAGCATCTTCCTGGATGTGGTTTTGGGTTCTCAGACAGTCCAACCCAGAGGTGTCCAGTCCTGGTCCTGCTGGCGCTCCatcctgcaggttttagatgtttctctttTTGTTGGTCCAAAGAGCTCCTCAGCAGATCCACCCTAATCCCTCAGGAGGATCATTGTCCTGGAGGACCTGTCCTGGACACCTCTGGTTCAAAGGACACAAAACTGAAATGTTTCAATTTCACTCAAAAACCCCAAAATTTCTTCTACGCTTTGAATCGTTCCTCTCAGACACCGAACGGTTCTGAGTTTCACTTCCATGAACCTCAATGACCAGAAACTGACAGAACCCTAACCAGAACCAGGCTTAATGGTGTTTCCTTTGTGGGGACCAATCAAATGTCCCCACAAGTTCAAAATATCCCCAGGTActaaataaatacacacacacacacacacacacacatgcacgcatgcacacgcacacacacacacacacacacacacacacacacacacacacggtacatTGTCCTGTTTTGGACATCCTCAGGTCCCTGGAGAACGACCCTGATAGGAACCCAGACAGACAAAAGGTGGTTTTCCAGGAGAGCTGCTCAGCCTAAagcagctctgtacagcgtggtgtGAGTCGGCCCATCTGAGTGTAGTTTTGTTCCCGTGCAGCTCCATGACAGAAAGTAGGCGTGCCCCTcacgggtggggggggggggggggattctgaGGTGATGAGTAAACAGTGGAAGGTCACCTGCACGCTCCACAGAAATACAGCTCAGCTGAAAATGGTGCTGCTGGACCTTCTGCTCAGTTTTGTGGCTTttagtcagactctgaaccaggaagtggctgcaggcagtgaaataGAAAGCAGAAActccggagcaaccagtgactccgcccctagccaatcagcggccagaatcacgatgccAGCCCAACTCAGCCTCGCCAGGTACCTTGACGGAGCAGGAACTACAAAAGGGGAGAAGGTAGAGGGAGCCGTTGGGAACAGCGGTCGGTCCGAGCTGATCTGAGTGGTGCTCCTGGAAAACACCTAAAGTGTTTCATCTAACTCTGCTCCCCGAGGATCCAAACAGGAACGCCGCAAAGAGCTGCTTCCTGTTGGAACCGAGACGAGATGCTCAGATGGAACAGAACCGATCTTTGTTAGCCGTCGTGTTTCCTGTTGTACCTTCTAGCTTGATATGTTTACTTCCTGTTTGGCTTGTTTCTCCTTCCTGTGCAGCAGAACCAAGGTTCTGTTTAGAATAAAGTTCTCTGTTCCCAGCAGCTGTACCCTGTTtaacactagtgtgtgtgtgtgtgtgtgtgtgtgtgtgtgtgtgtgtgtgtgtgtgtgtgtgtgtgtgtgtgtgtgtgtgtgtgtgtgtgtggcgggggACACACACCTCACTTTACCTTGAATCCACCTGGAGTCTGCTCCTGGAGAAGGCATGCTTGCTTTGCGGAAGTTGCTCCTGGTTGTTTAAGGAGTGGAAGAGCTCGTCTGTTTTCGGAGGGAAACTGTCGGCGTAATGAAGCGAGATGAAGGGCCGTTCAGACTAATCACCAATCCAAGTGGAGAGGAGAGATCATGTGAATGAGAGGAGAAAGAAGATGATTACAGTAATTAAGCTCAGCAATTTTCCCCACAGAAACACACAACAGGCGCGGGAGCGCTGCGAGCTCCCAGGCCCGCTCCAGGACGAGGTTTGCATTCATCTGCAGGAAATAAAAGGTTTGATTTTAGATCCGAAGCAGTATCAGATGGAACCAGAGCCATTAATCCAGATTTTATCCTGCAGATTAATTCAGCGCTGGCCCGAATCAGTGGTCATAAACACAAACAGTCTGGTTTTAATCTGAACATCCCAACATAATTCCAGTTTGTTCCAATCTGCAGGAATCATCAGTTATTCCTGATCAATGTCAGTTATTTATCCAATCAGCTGATTGCCTTCCTGAAACAAAAAtgagaagctgtgtgtgtgtgtgtgtgtgtgtgcgtgcgtgcgtgcgtgcgtgtgcgtgtgcgtgtgtgtgtgtgtgtgtgtgtgtgtgtgtgtgtgtgtgtgtgtgtgaacaccaTGGTCTCAGCTTTAAAAGCCACCAGCTCTGCTGACCTCACAACTTTGAACGTTTATGAAAACGCTGCAGAAACAcgattttgtttattttatatccgtccgtccatccattcattttcatccgcttatccggagtcgggccgcgggggcagtagcctaaggcgagaggcccagacttccctctccccagccacttgggccagctcctccgagggaatcccaaggcgttccctggccaggtgagagacacaaacccaccatgtcctgggtctacctttaggtctcctcccggttggacgtgcctggaaaacctcaccagggaggcgtccaggaggcatcctgaccagatgcccgagccacctcaactggttcctctcaatgtggaggagcagcgggtctattccaagcccctcccggatgaccgagcttctcaccttatctctaagggagagcccagccactcttcggagaaaactcatttcggccgcttgtatccgtgatctcgttctttcggtcactacccaaagctcatgaccataggtgagggtaggaacgtagatcgaccggtaaatcgagagcttcaccttctgactcagctctctcttcaccacgacagaccggtacaacacctgcatcactgcagatgcagcaccaatctgcctatcgatctcaggctccagtttcccctcactcgtgagcaagaccccgagatacttaaactcctccacttggggcaggacctcatccctgacccggagaaggcattctacccttttccgaatcaagaccatggtctcagatttagaggagctgattctcatcccagctgcttcacactcggctgcgaactgctccagtgaaagctgaagatcacgttctgatgaagccaacaggaccacatcatcccccccgagtgtcacctcggtcccagcctgaccgctggggagaaggtctgagagaAAGAGTCACCTCGGCaccgaaaacgcaaatctgacctgcgtgtgaaaccaaattccggtgccGTTTGGTATTTTCTAGggccgtgccgacgctaatgtgtaagtgccataacagcccatatcagaaggTCTGGAACCTCATACTCCAGAAGTACCCCCCAGAGAGCCCCCCAAGGGACATGGTTGAActcctccaaatccacaaactgtcatggctcgaggtaagtgcctaacccaagacatgcagaatcataacACAAGtccaaaaaataaagtaaaatgtctttattataaacggaACTAAGAACTgctacagggaagtcctgtgctgaGGAGCCAAGACGGCTCGAGTCTTTGAGGTGTCGGTGCTGAGAGGAAGTGTAGCCGGGAAGGACGCTGAGCAGAGGATGAGAGATGTCGTAGAGTGAGGCAGCAGAGGCAAATCCGAGACGGAACGTCGGAGGAGGACGGGACGTGTAGTATAATCCAGAATtggagacagcgagggtgagatgatgatgaggtgatcctgagcgagacaaacaaGTATAAGGGAATATCCAAATCCAAATCCGAAACTACGATCCAAGGTCAATAATCCAAACACGAGTTAAACAGGTTTCAAGGTTCAaggtcgagtggctggtgctacctgaactggtacaatcatccggcgaaatgaagtgtctccgtcctccttttaaacctgcgttcctgattagggaatcgtctgcagctgtagttccctctgctccccacctgcggagaatgaactcaggttctggtgagaggagatgatggaactcacctctgctcagggacatgacacaaacacatgtagatctgttgggcaaattcccacgcaccctccacgatccccctaagggtatagagctggtccagtgttccacggccaggacgaaaaccacattgctcctcctgactcTGAggctcaacaatccgacggaccctcctctccagaacccctgaatacacCTTGCCAGGGaggttcaggagtgtgatccccctgtagttggaacacaccctgcggtccccctttttaaataaggggaccaccaccccggtctgccagtccagtgggactgcccccgatgtccacgcaatattgcagagccgcgccagccaacacagccccataacatccagagccttaaggaactccgggcggatctcattcaCCCCTggcgccttgccacagaggagctttttaaccacctcagtgacctcagcaccagagatttgagaggccaacccaaagtccccagactctgcttcttcactggaagtcatgtcggtgggattgagtacGGCCTCTGAATATGTCAaacattaattaagtccataataACCAGATGGAAGATAAACAGAAGagatggctctggttcctcctgcaATCAGCTGATCCAGtactttactaataaaaataatcAGAACTTCTGATTGGCTGAAAAACAATCTTTGCTTTTAATGAAGCAGAATCTACAACATCTGAAAcagttaaaacataaagcaaataaAAGGTTTTAGGTACGCGGGCTAAACTGTAAAAACTACAATCTGGTGCTTGAGTTCCTTTACGTCAGTAACCCAACCTAAAAGGTGAcacactctgatcagctgatgaatccagaacacctgcagagggctcCTGAGCTTTTAGATCAGTAGTTCTCAATTCTGGTcccggagggctggta contains:
- the LOC139061922 gene encoding uncharacterized protein codes for the protein MSLSRGEFHHLLSPEPEFILRRWGAEGTTAADDSLIRNAGLKGGRRHFISPDDCTSSGSPHHHLTLAVSNSGLYYTSRPPPTFRLGFASAASLYDISHPLLSVLPGYTSSQHRHLKDSSRLGSSAQDFPVAVLSSVYNKDILLYFLDLCYDSACLGSDLRFRCRGDSFSQTFSPAMNANLVLERAWELAALPRLLCVSSERPFISLHYADSFPPKTDELFHSLNNQEQLPQSKHAFSRSRLQVDSRKEKQAKQEEAALCGVPVWILGEQS